The following are encoded in a window of Natrononativus amylolyticus genomic DNA:
- a CDS encoding universal stress protein, which translates to MPSSHTDDEPTEDRSTALGSAQRILVPVANETDAKTTCEAIERSFSTDTSLHTVHVIEKGGGAPDKAPLEARQEQAQAIFDFVTGSLESAGFEVTTEIRYGTDVIDEILAAAEETAADAIAFVPREGSRLTRFLTGNKTKSLIDSDRVPVIVLPNPDAQP; encoded by the coding sequence ATGCCTTCCTCTCACACAGACGACGAGCCGACCGAGGACCGTTCGACCGCGCTTGGATCGGCACAGCGAATCCTCGTCCCGGTTGCAAACGAAACCGATGCAAAGACGACGTGCGAAGCCATCGAACGGTCTTTCAGCACGGACACCTCCCTTCACACCGTCCACGTCATCGAGAAAGGCGGCGGTGCCCCCGACAAAGCACCGCTCGAAGCGCGACAGGAACAGGCGCAAGCGATCTTCGATTTCGTGACCGGGTCCCTCGAGAGCGCGGGCTTCGAGGTGACGACCGAAATTCGATACGGGACGGACGTTATCGACGAAATTCTCGCCGCCGCTGAAGAAACCGCCGCGGATGCGATTGCGTTCGTGCCTCGAGAGGGCAGTCGCCTCACGCGATTCCTCACAGGAAACAAAACCAAGAGCCTCATCGACAGTGATCGAGTCCCGGTTATCGTCCTTCCGAATCCCGATGCACAGCCCTGA
- a CDS encoding amino acid permease — protein sequence MSDQGAELARDLGFLEAYTLGLGTMIGAGIFVLPGIVAESAGPASMISFVIGGLVALLAALSLSELATGMPKAGGSYYYVNHALGSFFGTIVGWGMWAGLMFATAFYMLGFGQYLTNQPSDALVVILAGLAMAAVLVAVNYRGVKETGSLQNVIVILLVGLIFVFIAVGLVNLEPGLLDPFAPAGWGAVGATAGTVFVTFIGFEVIATSAEEIKRPGRNLPLSMIAAVVTPTILYVLVMLVSTGILPVPELADSEVPVADVAAAAVEQFGLLSVGGFAVELSVVGSLIMIAGAILATVSSANASILSAARVNYAMGRDRILTNWLNEIHDRYRTPYRAIVATGVVILVLIASPLPIATLADVASFMFLITYALVHVAVVVLRRAKPAEYDPDFEIPPVLYPAVPVLGFLSCLAVMVQMDWTVQVIGAGVVVVGVLWYAFYAKEKALSTTLIGEAVAPSDAESAVDDAYRVIVPVSNPRTERQLIKYAAASAANRDRPGELVAVNVIEVPPQMSPSQIEFEEERVENQRILLENARTIATDLDVAVRTRAIVGRNAGNALLSAIEDEDADHVLLGWAGERRRRDVLFGSTIDPLLERAPCEVTLVKEPSESPGNIVTLAGSGPHAPVSARRAGELRRAFPESTLTLLNVQSKGDIDDDPIDRGTEVITEVAIAADLEEHEYEPRVVVADDVRDTLVEEVAEYETICVGATGTSTVAQTLYGSIPQQLVRESDGTVIMARGENRAPRTFRQAVIQRLER from the coding sequence ATGAGCGACCAGGGAGCGGAACTCGCTCGCGATCTGGGCTTTCTCGAGGCGTACACGCTGGGCCTGGGAACGATGATCGGTGCCGGAATCTTCGTGCTTCCGGGGATCGTCGCCGAGAGCGCCGGGCCGGCGAGTATGATCTCGTTCGTCATCGGCGGACTGGTCGCGCTGCTCGCCGCGCTCTCGCTCTCAGAACTCGCGACGGGGATGCCCAAAGCCGGTGGAAGCTACTATTACGTCAATCACGCGCTGGGGAGTTTCTTCGGGACGATCGTCGGCTGGGGGATGTGGGCCGGATTGATGTTCGCGACGGCCTTTTACATGCTGGGATTCGGTCAGTATCTCACGAACCAGCCGTCCGATGCGCTCGTCGTGATCCTGGCCGGGCTCGCGATGGCCGCCGTCCTCGTCGCGGTCAATTATCGCGGCGTCAAAGAGACGGGATCGCTCCAGAACGTGATCGTCATCCTCCTCGTCGGGCTGATCTTCGTGTTTATCGCCGTCGGGTTAGTGAACCTCGAGCCGGGTCTTCTCGATCCGTTCGCACCTGCTGGATGGGGTGCTGTCGGTGCGACTGCGGGGACGGTGTTCGTCACGTTCATCGGTTTCGAGGTGATCGCCACCAGCGCGGAAGAGATCAAACGACCGGGACGAAACCTTCCACTCTCGATGATCGCCGCAGTTGTCACGCCAACGATACTGTACGTGCTGGTTATGCTCGTGAGTACCGGCATTCTCCCGGTTCCGGAACTGGCTGACTCGGAGGTTCCGGTCGCCGACGTGGCCGCTGCGGCAGTCGAGCAGTTCGGATTGCTTTCAGTCGGTGGATTCGCCGTCGAACTCTCCGTCGTGGGCTCGCTGATAATGATCGCGGGCGCGATTCTGGCGACCGTCTCCTCGGCGAACGCATCGATTCTCTCGGCGGCCCGCGTCAATTACGCGATGGGGCGCGATCGGATCCTGACGAACTGGCTCAACGAGATTCACGACCGGTACCGGACCCCCTATCGAGCGATCGTCGCAACGGGGGTCGTTATCCTCGTCCTCATCGCGAGTCCGTTGCCCATCGCCACGCTCGCCGACGTGGCGAGTTTCATGTTCCTGATCACGTACGCCCTCGTTCACGTGGCCGTCGTCGTCCTCCGACGGGCGAAGCCGGCCGAGTACGACCCCGACTTCGAAATTCCACCGGTACTCTATCCCGCCGTCCCGGTTCTGGGTTTTCTATCCTGTCTCGCAGTGATGGTCCAGATGGACTGGACCGTCCAGGTGATCGGCGCCGGTGTCGTCGTCGTTGGCGTTCTCTGGTACGCGTTCTATGCCAAAGAGAAGGCCCTTTCGACGACGCTCATCGGGGAAGCCGTCGCGCCGAGTGACGCCGAGTCGGCCGTCGACGACGCCTATCGAGTCATCGTTCCGGTCTCGAACCCGCGGACGGAACGTCAGCTTATCAAGTACGCCGCAGCGAGTGCTGCAAACCGCGACCGGCCGGGTGAACTGGTTGCAGTCAACGTCATCGAAGTGCCCCCACAGATGTCCCCCTCTCAGATCGAATTCGAGGAGGAACGAGTCGAGAACCAGCGAATACTCCTCGAGAACGCGCGCACTATCGCGACCGATCTCGACGTGGCGGTCCGAACCCGCGCGATCGTCGGACGGAACGCGGGGAACGCACTGTTATCGGCCATCGAAGATGAGGACGCAGATCACGTCTTGCTCGGCTGGGCCGGCGAGCGACGAAGACGAGACGTCCTGTTCGGCTCGACGATAGATCCACTCCTCGAGCGGGCCCCGTGTGAGGTGACGTTAGTCAAAGAGCCGAGCGAAAGCCCGGGGAACATCGTCACACTCGCAGGCAGTGGTCCGCACGCTCCCGTCTCCGCTCGTCGGGCCGGGGAATTGCGGCGGGCGTTCCCTGAAAGCACGCTAACGCTCCTCAACGTCCAGTCGAAGGGCGATATTGACGACGACCCGATCGACCGCGGCACCGAGGTGATCACCGAGGTTGCAATCGCTGCGGATCTCGAGGAGCACGAATACGAGCCTCGTGTCGTCGTCGCCGATGACGTCCGCGACACCCTGGTCGAAGAAGTCGCCGAGTACGAGACGATCTGTGTCGGTGCGACGGGAACGAGTACCGTCGCGCAGACGCTGTACGGCTCGATTCCACAACAGCTCGTCCGGGAAAGTGATGGAACGGTTATAATGGCACGCGGAGAGAACAGGGCACCACGGACGTTCCGGCAGGCGGTCATACAGCGGTTAGAACGGTGA
- a CDS encoding MSCRAMM family protein, with amino-acid sequence MASRLRTLGFAVVVCCVLTAGCGAPVDNDTNGSDSPTTGESTLVIEVVDDADEPVPDVAVSGAQSDGEDNESAFSGETDDDGRFSAAVVDTDYEIELTHEAYAPVRFEYSHDGDSAFTVSLTPLEDAGEVRLRVVDPETGDPLHAGVETNATDDHPNTTDEEGEILLEGVSPGEYAVTATELPARPNQTNESTVFTVEETPAEIDVAGVPLPGECRLDVEIRDAEANESLGNATVGGSLELFNHTETAALPTVETDDNGSATLEAVCGWWDLDVGADGYENATESLTVENDSDVTVGLDPDDSSSENSSADRLSPPWRA; translated from the coding sequence ATGGCCTCTCGCCTTCGAACGCTCGGGTTCGCCGTGGTCGTCTGTTGTGTACTCACGGCGGGCTGTGGCGCCCCCGTCGACAACGACACCAACGGATCGGACTCGCCGACCACCGGCGAGTCGACGCTCGTCATCGAGGTCGTCGACGACGCCGACGAACCGGTTCCGGACGTTGCGGTCTCCGGAGCGCAGTCCGACGGCGAGGACAACGAGTCGGCGTTCAGCGGTGAGACCGACGATGACGGACGCTTCTCGGCCGCCGTCGTCGACACGGACTACGAGATCGAACTCACCCACGAGGCGTACGCCCCGGTCCGCTTCGAGTACAGTCACGACGGCGATTCGGCGTTCACCGTCAGTCTCACGCCGCTTGAGGACGCCGGAGAGGTCCGCCTGCGGGTCGTCGATCCCGAGACGGGCGATCCGCTGCACGCCGGTGTCGAGACGAACGCCACCGACGACCACCCCAATACGACCGACGAGGAGGGTGAGATCCTCCTTGAAGGAGTTTCACCGGGCGAGTACGCCGTGACCGCCACCGAACTTCCAGCTCGACCGAACCAGACGAACGAGTCGACCGTATTCACCGTCGAGGAGACTCCGGCGGAGATCGACGTCGCCGGCGTACCGCTTCCGGGCGAGTGCCGGCTCGACGTCGAGATCCGCGACGCCGAGGCCAACGAATCGCTCGGGAACGCAACCGTCGGCGGCAGTCTCGAGCTGTTCAACCACACCGAAACCGCCGCCCTCCCAACCGTCGAGACCGACGACAACGGGAGTGCGACTCTCGAGGCGGTCTGTGGCTGGTGGGACCTCGACGTCGGCGCCGACGGCTACGAGAACGCGACTGAGTCGCTCACCGTCGAGAACGACAGCGACGTGACCGTCGGCCTCGACCCCGACGACAGCTCGAGCGAGAACTCGAGTGCCGACCGTCTGAGCCCGCCGTGGAGGGCGTAA
- a CDS encoding oligosaccharide flippase family protein has translation MSLSEKIASGFRADLLTRIVQVLAGGLLTVALARLLGADAYGLLFFAISFFSMVTLLGNLGTARSAARYISEYEQTDTSQIRHILRYAAFINAVTIGIVSIVLVVFRSEIAVLLDEPGLEPFLVLGVAYVVSAGILGFSRRTLQGFRRIEHSALTTGLDGIARPVLAIGAVLLGFNAIGAFVGYILSAMLAGIVGVILLVRSAGRYELATSVDPGLGRRILEYSLPLSLTTSSDVLIKHVDTVLIGALLTPFAVSQYVVGKQIIHFAQKPAESLGFTVAPRFSEQCAKGNREKASELYATSLRNVFLLYIPAALGLIAVAGPLVVTVFGAEYAGGEIVVQLLAIYLVAQTVTFVTSSGLDYLGKAKLRAIVKGGVALVNFGLNLLLIPRYGVAGAAVATAGSYSVYAALNVFLMNRELSIPWQRVAFNVAHITAVSGAMFVVIFPLSRQISGLVSLISVVALGVGIWGGLCLLTGLVEPDNLRTAVGR, from the coding sequence ATGTCGCTCTCTGAGAAGATCGCGTCGGGATTTCGAGCGGACCTTCTCACTCGAATCGTTCAGGTTCTCGCCGGCGGCCTCTTGACCGTTGCACTCGCGCGATTACTCGGCGCAGACGCCTACGGGCTGTTGTTCTTTGCGATCTCCTTTTTCTCGATGGTCACTCTCTTAGGGAACCTCGGAACCGCCCGATCAGCAGCCCGGTACATCAGCGAATACGAACAGACAGACACCTCCCAGATTCGCCACATCCTTCGCTATGCGGCGTTCATCAATGCGGTTACGATCGGGATCGTCTCGATCGTCCTCGTCGTGTTCCGCTCCGAGATAGCCGTCCTCCTCGATGAGCCAGGCCTCGAGCCGTTTCTTGTCCTCGGTGTCGCGTACGTCGTTTCCGCCGGTATTCTGGGTTTTTCGCGTCGAACACTGCAGGGGTTTCGTCGAATCGAACACAGTGCCCTCACCACGGGTCTCGATGGTATTGCACGGCCGGTTCTCGCGATCGGTGCGGTCCTCTTGGGATTCAACGCCATCGGTGCGTTCGTGGGGTACATCTTGAGTGCAATGCTGGCTGGGATAGTCGGCGTCATCTTGCTGGTTCGCTCTGCGGGACGGTATGAGCTCGCAACGTCCGTCGATCCCGGACTCGGCCGGCGGATTCTCGAGTACTCACTCCCACTCTCGCTTACGACCAGCAGCGACGTGCTCATCAAACACGTCGATACGGTTCTGATCGGCGCGCTCCTGACGCCGTTTGCGGTCAGCCAGTACGTCGTTGGCAAACAGATCATCCACTTCGCTCAGAAACCAGCGGAGTCGCTCGGCTTCACTGTCGCCCCCCGTTTCTCAGAACAGTGTGCCAAAGGGAACCGCGAGAAAGCATCCGAACTGTACGCGACCTCCTTGCGGAACGTGTTTCTCCTGTACATCCCTGCTGCACTCGGATTGATCGCCGTCGCCGGTCCACTGGTGGTAACGGTATTCGGTGCCGAGTACGCCGGCGGTGAAATAGTTGTCCAGCTCCTCGCTATTTATCTCGTCGCTCAGACGGTCACGTTCGTGACCAGCAGCGGGCTCGATTATCTCGGGAAGGCAAAACTGCGCGCGATCGTTAAAGGCGGTGTCGCACTGGTGAACTTCGGGTTGAACCTCCTGTTGATCCCGCGATACGGCGTTGCGGGTGCGGCGGTGGCGACTGCGGGCTCCTATAGCGTCTATGCGGCCCTCAACGTGTTTCTAATGAATCGAGAGCTCTCGATTCCCTGGCAGCGAGTCGCGTTCAACGTCGCTCACATTACGGCGGTGTCGGGTGCGATGTTCGTCGTAATTTTCCCCCTCTCGAGACAGATATCGGGACTCGTCTCACTGATCAGTGTCGTCGCTCTCGGTGTCGGTATCTGGGGTGGGTTGTGCCTTCTCACCGGGCTCGTTGAGCCCGATAATCTCCGTACTGCAGTCGGTCGCTAA
- a CDS encoding sugar-transfer associated ATP-grasp domain-containing protein, with translation MDPLRRNYHRVASVIEKWTVIATQLAGFAYRERQKPTAGIPYTQRLSLIRNGFHSTRTRDYDLERYDLSAYLPDFSGAVSPGQLAGSDAAIAMNKLTFHQILTDRYEDAIPTVYGVIHNGTVRAETGAVLTDDCVGWLREQLHRHERLVCKPVTGVGGANVYVLERSDDGPVVNGRELSLTTLVDQFGSQTTYLVNEFVDQAEYAETIFPDATNTIRVITLRDVTTQEPFVARAIHRFGVAASAPVDNWDKGGISAHVDIETGTMTTAAQNTASGIRWLEDHPETGAPITGISIPRWDRLREEITTIAAHLQQLPLVGWDIVITEDGYAVLEGNIRPTHEMMQIHEPFLTDTRVREFFDYHGVI, from the coding sequence ATGGATCCACTACGACGGAACTACCATCGTGTGGCGTCGGTTATCGAGAAGTGGACCGTAATCGCCACCCAGCTCGCGGGGTTCGCGTACAGGGAGCGCCAGAAACCGACAGCCGGGATTCCCTATACACAGCGACTCTCGCTGATCAGAAACGGATTCCATTCGACGCGGACACGAGACTACGACCTCGAGCGGTACGACTTGTCCGCGTATCTGCCCGATTTTTCGGGGGCGGTCTCGCCGGGGCAGTTAGCCGGTTCGGATGCTGCAATCGCGATGAACAAGCTCACGTTCCACCAGATACTCACTGACCGCTACGAAGACGCCATTCCGACGGTGTATGGCGTGATCCACAACGGGACGGTTCGAGCGGAAACGGGAGCGGTTCTCACCGACGACTGTGTCGGTTGGCTTCGAGAACAGCTCCACCGTCACGAGAGACTCGTGTGCAAGCCGGTTACGGGTGTCGGAGGTGCTAACGTGTACGTTCTCGAACGATCGGACGACGGCCCAGTCGTAAACGGGAGGGAACTGTCACTGACTACACTGGTCGATCAATTTGGCTCGCAGACGACCTATCTGGTCAACGAGTTCGTCGACCAGGCAGAGTACGCCGAGACGATCTTCCCGGACGCGACGAATACGATTCGAGTGATAACCCTCCGCGACGTCACAACCCAGGAACCGTTCGTAGCACGAGCGATCCATCGGTTCGGGGTTGCGGCGTCAGCACCGGTCGACAACTGGGACAAGGGTGGGATTTCAGCCCATGTCGACATCGAAACCGGAACGATGACCACTGCCGCACAGAACACGGCATCTGGGATTCGATGGCTCGAGGACCACCCCGAAACTGGCGCTCCGATCACCGGGATATCGATCCCACGGTGGGACCGTCTCCGTGAGGAGATTACGACGATAGCAGCACACCTCCAGCAACTGCCGCTGGTCGGGTGGGATATCGTCATCACCGAGGACGGCTATGCGGTACTCGAGGGAAACATCCGCCCGACACACGAGATGATGCAGATTCACGAGCCGTTTCTCACGGACACACGTGTTCGGGAGTTCTTCGACTATCACGGGGTCATCTAG
- a CDS encoding TrkH family potassium uptake protein: MRHHLRVDWRAGLSLVGTLLVLLSLAFVVPIVVALAYGGEDLWVFLVSLVLTAGSGLVLRRLDPDPAPGAREAFFVVAVTWLLAAFFGALPYVLAGNGAIAHPVNALFESMSGFTTTGATVMEDISFETHSRPILMWRQLTQWLGGMGIIVLAVAILSQMAVGGAQLMEAETPGPGVSKLTPHIAETARVLWLAYIGFTGLLIALLYGLHLLGYAPGMDLYNAFAHGFTTLPTGGFSPEARSIEAFSPAVQWLIIPFMFIAGVNFVLWWYLFTGDPWTLLGDTEFRLYFGAVTTLSLVGTLMLFLDAGLQTAETGQIGGNLERSARYAVFQIVSLTNSTGYANMDFDTWGTPAKALLFFVMFIGGSTGSTGGGIKVLRWLVILKSLRREVFTTIHPEAVRPVRMNGRILDEDAVRGIYAFTILYFVLFFVGILLLAIDTSLVGYEIGTFDLVSAVIATLGNIGPGFGVVGPMGGYGDFPTSSKLLMVLYMWIGRLEIFPVLVLLTVAYWES, encoded by the coding sequence ATGCGACACCATCTCCGCGTCGACTGGCGAGCGGGGCTGAGTCTCGTCGGAACGCTTCTGGTGTTGCTCTCGCTCGCGTTCGTCGTTCCCATCGTCGTTGCGCTGGCGTACGGCGGAGAGGACCTGTGGGTCTTTCTCGTCTCGCTCGTCCTCACCGCCGGCTCCGGGCTTGTCCTCCGCCGACTCGATCCCGATCCGGCGCCTGGTGCTCGAGAAGCGTTTTTCGTCGTCGCGGTCACCTGGCTGCTCGCGGCATTCTTTGGGGCGCTGCCGTACGTTCTCGCGGGAAACGGTGCGATTGCACACCCGGTCAACGCCCTCTTCGAGAGTATGAGCGGGTTTACGACGACGGGTGCAACAGTGATGGAGGACATCTCTTTCGAGACACACTCACGACCGATTCTGATGTGGCGCCAATTGACCCAGTGGCTGGGTGGGATGGGAATCATCGTCCTCGCCGTTGCGATCCTCTCTCAGATGGCCGTCGGTGGGGCGCAGTTGATGGAGGCTGAGACGCCCGGACCTGGCGTCTCGAAACTCACGCCGCACATCGCCGAGACGGCGCGCGTGCTCTGGCTCGCGTACATCGGGTTCACCGGCCTGTTGATCGCGTTGCTGTACGGGTTGCATCTACTCGGCTACGCACCGGGTATGGATCTGTACAACGCCTTCGCTCACGGATTTACCACGCTCCCGACCGGCGGCTTCTCACCGGAAGCCAGGAGCATCGAGGCGTTCTCACCCGCCGTCCAGTGGCTGATCATCCCGTTCATGTTCATCGCGGGCGTCAACTTCGTCCTCTGGTGGTACCTCTTTACCGGCGATCCGTGGACGCTACTGGGTGATACCGAGTTCCGCCTGTACTTCGGGGCGGTGACGACGCTCTCTCTCGTCGGCACGCTCATGCTCTTTCTCGACGCCGGTTTACAGACCGCAGAAACGGGCCAGATCGGCGGAAACCTGGAACGGTCAGCACGCTACGCCGTCTTCCAGATCGTCTCGCTCACGAACTCGACGGGGTACGCGAACATGGACTTCGATACGTGGGGGACTCCTGCGAAAGCGCTGTTGTTCTTCGTGATGTTTATCGGCGGCAGCACGGGGTCAACCGGCGGCGGCATCAAAGTCCTCCGCTGGCTTGTGATCCTCAAATCGCTTCGCCGTGAAGTGTTCACGACGATCCATCCCGAGGCGGTTCGTCCCGTTCGAATGAACGGAAGAATTCTCGACGAAGACGCAGTCCGGGGTATTTACGCCTTCACGATCCTCTACTTCGTGCTGTTTTTCGTCGGTATTCTGCTTCTCGCGATCGACACGTCGCTGGTCGGCTACGAAATCGGAACGTTCGACCTCGTGAGTGCGGTGATCGCCACGCTCGGTAACATCGGCCCGGGGTTCGGCGTCGTCGGTCCGATGGGCGGCTACGGCGACTTCCCGACGAGTTCGAAACTCCTGATGGTACTGTACATGTGGATCGGTCGACTCGAGATATTCCCCGTTCTCGTCCTCCTGACCGTCGCCTACTGGGAGTCCTGA
- the trkA gene encoding Trk system potassium transporter TrkA yields the protein MRVVIVGAGKVGQSIASNLQASHDVIVIDKDDDTVEELTYSFDVLAVRGDGTESETLRSADIDEADLVIACTDSDESNVVICGAAKAMSDAFTIARVRRRTLLETWEVSEGAFGVDFMVCTDLLTARTVFRVAGHPAAKDVDIFASGLVRMAEFEIGPDSKIGGLTVREADQYDTLTFAGVFRDDDMIVAEGDTLLQTGDRIVVIGSPDAVSALASDIVTPDHRSTEEIVIVGASEIGLQAAREFEEHGYQPRLIEQDPDRAREAAEALPGTTVLESDATEVDFLRREHIDEADVLIATLGADEQNLLISLLARRLGVDRTVAVIENLEFTGLFEAVGIDVAINPREETAEEIIRFTRADRAEKIAMLEHDRAEVIEIEIDEESVLAGRQIMDSMTDLPDGVVIGSISRDGSLVTPRGTTVVEPGDHVVVFVDATALDTVVEAI from the coding sequence ATGCGCGTCGTGATCGTCGGAGCGGGGAAGGTTGGTCAGTCGATCGCGTCGAACTTACAGGCGTCTCACGACGTTATCGTGATCGACAAAGACGACGACACCGTCGAAGAACTCACGTACTCCTTTGACGTGCTCGCGGTTCGCGGCGACGGGACCGAAAGCGAAACACTGCGGAGTGCGGATATCGACGAGGCGGACCTCGTAATCGCGTGTACGGATAGCGACGAGTCGAACGTCGTCATCTGTGGCGCGGCAAAAGCGATGAGCGATGCGTTCACCATCGCGCGGGTCAGACGTCGCACGTTACTCGAGACGTGGGAGGTGTCTGAAGGGGCCTTCGGTGTCGATTTCATGGTCTGTACGGATCTGCTGACCGCGCGGACGGTGTTCAGAGTGGCCGGTCATCCGGCGGCGAAGGACGTCGATATCTTCGCTAGCGGACTCGTCCGCATGGCCGAGTTCGAGATCGGACCGGATAGCAAAATCGGTGGACTGACCGTTCGCGAGGCAGACCAGTACGACACACTCACCTTCGCGGGCGTTTTCCGAGATGATGACATGATCGTCGCAGAGGGCGATACACTCCTTCAGACCGGCGATCGGATCGTTGTGATCGGAAGCCCCGACGCCGTCAGTGCGCTTGCCAGCGACATCGTCACACCGGACCACAGGAGTACCGAAGAAATCGTGATCGTCGGTGCCAGCGAGATCGGCCTGCAAGCCGCTCGCGAGTTCGAAGAACACGGATACCAGCCACGGCTGATCGAACAGGATCCCGACCGGGCGCGGGAGGCGGCGGAAGCGTTACCCGGGACGACGGTCCTGGAAAGCGATGCGACCGAGGTCGACTTCCTCCGGCGTGAACACATCGACGAAGCAGACGTTCTCATCGCTACTCTCGGCGCCGACGAGCAGAATCTACTGATTTCGCTGTTAGCGCGACGACTGGGTGTCGACAGAACGGTTGCCGTAATCGAGAACCTCGAGTTCACCGGTCTCTTCGAGGCCGTCGGGATCGACGTGGCGATCAACCCCCGGGAGGAAACCGCCGAAGAGATCATCCGATTTACCCGTGCGGATCGAGCCGAGAAAATCGCGATGCTCGAGCACGACCGGGCCGAGGTAATCGAGATCGAAATCGACGAAGAGAGCGTGCTCGCGGGACGGCAGATTATGGACTCGATGACGGACCTGCCGGACGGCGTCGTCATCGGCTCGATCTCTCGAGACGGCTCGCTCGTCACACCCCGTGGGACGACCGTCGTCGAACCGGGCGACCATGTCGTGGTCTTCGTCGACGCAACCGCCCTCGATACGGTGGTCGAGGCGATCTGA
- a CDS encoding aldo/keto reductase has protein sequence MEYVTVDGTDVPALGFGTARMDSYDERYRAVETALEAGYRHLDTAQTYGSEEAVGDAIADADVDREDLFVTTKLAEGNRNREAVLESTAESLERLGTEYVDLLLIHAPNDAVDHEETLRAMNELQGQEAVRHIGVSNFSVDQTREAIAHSEAPILTNQVKYHPYESQADLLAFCLEEDIVLTAYSPLAIGDVVGDETLEEIGDHYDKTAPQVALRWLLQQPLVAPIPMSSSGDHIRENFDVFDFELSSDEMREIFDLQGGLSDDLAEQLEL, from the coding sequence ATGGAGTACGTGACCGTCGATGGAACGGACGTCCCGGCGCTCGGCTTCGGCACCGCACGGATGGATAGCTACGACGAACGGTATCGGGCCGTCGAAACGGCTCTCGAGGCCGGCTACCGTCACCTCGACACCGCCCAGACGTACGGCAGCGAGGAAGCCGTCGGCGACGCGATCGCAGACGCCGACGTCGACCGCGAGGACCTGTTCGTCACCACGAAACTCGCCGAGGGGAACCGCAACCGCGAGGCGGTCCTCGAGTCGACGGCGGAGAGTCTCGAGCGTCTCGGCACCGAGTACGTCGATCTGTTGTTGATCCACGCGCCCAACGACGCCGTCGACCACGAGGAGACCCTGCGTGCGATGAACGAACTGCAGGGCCAGGAGGCCGTCCGGCACATCGGCGTCAGCAACTTCTCGGTCGACCAGACCAGGGAGGCGATCGCACACTCGGAAGCGCCGATCCTGACGAATCAGGTCAAGTACCACCCCTACGAGTCACAGGCAGATCTCCTCGCGTTCTGTCTCGAGGAGGACATCGTGCTCACCGCGTACAGTCCGCTCGCCATTGGCGACGTCGTGGGTGACGAGACGCTCGAGGAGATCGGCGACCACTACGACAAAACCGCCCCGCAGGTGGCACTCAGGTGGCTGCTCCAGCAGCCGCTGGTCGCACCGATCCCGATGTCGTCTTCGGGCGACCACATCCGCGAGAACTTCGACGTCTTCGATTTCGAACTCTCAAGCGACGAGATGCGCGAGATCTTCGACCTGCAGGGAGGCCTTTCGGACGACCTCGCAGAGCAGCTCGAGCTGTAG
- a CDS encoding universal stress protein — translation MVPYDGSPPSKNALEYTFEKFPDVDVTALNVVPVPEGYREVFTDVDERIPAVSEAEGTGRTILDEAMDLSEAHDRELAAETDTGTPEHVTIEHTEDSAHDMIVIGSHGRGGVAVPRVRERSHRPWRFALEDLAQDSQ, via the coding sequence CTGGTTCCGTACGACGGATCACCGCCGTCGAAGAACGCGTTAGAATACACCTTCGAAAAGTTCCCCGATGTCGACGTTACTGCCCTCAACGTCGTGCCAGTCCCGGAAGGCTACAGGGAGGTATTTACGGACGTAGACGAGCGGATCCCTGCTGTAAGCGAAGCCGAAGGGACAGGCCGGACGATCCTCGATGAGGCGATGGACCTCTCGGAGGCGCATGATCGTGAGCTGGCTGCCGAAACCGACACTGGAACGCCGGAGCACGTAACTATCGAGCATACTGAAGACTCGGCGCACGACATGATCGTTATCGGAAGCCACGGACGAGGGGGAGTGGCGGTTCCTCGAGTCCGGGAAAGATCGCACCGGCCGTGGAGGTTCGCGCTGGAAGACCTCGCTCAGGACTCCCAGTAG
- a CDS encoding PRC-barrel domain-containing protein, translating to MDEMLSGELLDRSVVTTDGTTIGSLTDVTIDQRSGELLALVVESRREAIPDTITCERTDRGTVHIPIGEVDSIRDHIVIGRRKDRPTA from the coding sequence ATGGACGAGATGCTGAGCGGCGAGTTGCTGGACAGGTCCGTAGTGACGACCGACGGAACGACGATCGGCTCGCTCACTGACGTGACGATCGACCAGCGAAGCGGCGAGCTCCTGGCGCTCGTCGTCGAGTCCCGCCGCGAGGCGATACCCGACACCATCACCTGCGAACGAACCGACCGGGGGACCGTCCACATCCCGATCGGCGAAGTCGACTCGATACGCGACCACATCGTCATCGGTCGACGGAAGGACCGCCCCACCGCCTAA